A stretch of the Bdellovibrio sp. 22V genome encodes the following:
- a CDS encoding transporter substrate-binding domain-containing protein produces MSGIVVFLILFPFLAKAQTLQVGMSDVAPFAYEEQGQIKGIHYDLFSQLAKESGLHFEYTIYPHARMVNAMATSSPDLAIFFSVTCLKYKQHYEIQEKLYTSTPKIYLKDSVDIKKHNLRIGRLRGTCTDLISQYVKPEMLTEVTTMEQAIEMLKSNRLQGVCGLVSVIDFYKEKAQYSEKLVAYHSNNKPLEAVICRKKSLPEETKKKLEAAAKKLKKVHLAE; encoded by the coding sequence ATGTCAGGTATCGTCGTTTTCTTAATTCTCTTTCCGTTCTTGGCGAAAGCACAAACTCTGCAAGTGGGAATGTCCGATGTGGCGCCTTTTGCTTATGAAGAACAAGGGCAGATCAAAGGCATTCACTACGATCTCTTTTCTCAACTCGCCAAAGAGTCCGGTCTGCACTTTGAATATACAATTTACCCGCATGCCCGCATGGTCAACGCCATGGCGACTTCAAGCCCCGATCTTGCGATATTCTTTTCAGTGACGTGTTTGAAGTACAAACAACACTACGAGATCCAGGAAAAACTTTACACATCCACGCCTAAAATTTATTTGAAGGACTCCGTGGATATTAAAAAACACAATTTACGAATCGGTCGGTTGCGCGGCACCTGTACCGATCTTATCAGTCAGTATGTAAAACCGGAGATGCTCACTGAGGTCACAACTATGGAACAGGCCATTGAAATGCTGAAATCCAATCGGCTTCAGGGTGTCTGTGGATTGGTATCGGTGATTGATTTCTATAAAGAGAAAGCTCAGTACTCAGAAAAACTCGTCGCCTATCACAGCAATAACAAGCCCTTAGAGGCTGTTATCTGCCGTAAGAAAAGTCTGCCCGAAGAAACTAAAAAGAAATTGGAAGCGGCTGCAAAGAAACTTAAAAAAGTGCACCTTGCAGAATAA